From the genome of Impatiens glandulifera chromosome 9, dImpGla2.1, whole genome shotgun sequence, one region includes:
- the LOC124915785 gene encoding keratin, type I cytoskeletal 9-like, producing the protein MEPVKTLITQEEEALESPVLESEASIEKKAEASQPNEARSEGELSKEKESEKSSSSEREQDKNDPRPFPDITSANVHDDVVNLPHHSNGSSDKIHKVCEDILGDEEERKSSSDSEKDESEQSLQVHTHFSPIRTTLVDSQEMSSNEGSSTGGAKLMKSMTAMMGILQKNVAEMQSNMIKIMKTQKSNKKEFASLLKTHNEMENAIELHNEVMDGMNLIQNQMIEIQGHMSRADVERLEQADSFARQIQTAEDAQEGADKEKNLISQGDDYVKKGEGSSRSGISSRGGDGVSTGTRSKRKKTGDESNRPIKRGRGRIGDHGGRSGGGDPGGRGGGSGRGGRSLPPFRNLLIGEEFSSQGFYYPIDPLVKREDQ; encoded by the exons ATGGAACCTGTTAAAACTCTTATTacccaagaagaagaagctctGGAGTCCCCTGTTCTCGAATCAGAGGCATCTATAGAAAAGAAGGCTGAAGCTAGTCAGCCTAATGAAGCTCGATCTGAGGGGGAACTCTCAAAAGAAAAGGAATCAgagaagagttcctcatctgagagGGAAcaagataaaaatgat CCTCGACCATTTCCGGACATCACTTCTGCGAATGTTCATGATGATGTTGTTAACCTTCCTCATCATTCAAACGGTTCGTCCGATAAGATTCACAAGGTATGTGAAGATATTTTgggtgatgaagaagagagaaagtctagtagtgattcagagAAGGATGAATCAGAGCAGTCCCTGCAGGTTCACACTCACTTCAGTCCCATTCGGACTACTCTAGTAGATTCTCAAGAGATGTCATCAAATGAAGGATCATCTACTGGTGGTGCAAAGCTTATGAAGTCAATGACGGCAATGATGGGTATCCTTCAGAAGAATGTGGCTGAAATGCAATCCAACATGATAAAGATTATGAAGACTCAGAAGTCAAACAAGAAGGAATTTGCCTCTCTTCTTAAAACTCATAATGAAAT GGAAAACGCCATTGAACTTCATAATGAGGTCATGGATGGAATGAATCtgattcaaaatcaaatgatCGAGATACAAGGTCATATGAGCAGAGCTGATGTTGAGCGATTGGAACAAGCTGATTCCTTTGCAAGGCAAATTCAGACCGCTGAAGATGCTCAAGAAGGTGCTGATAAAGAGAAGAACCTCATTTCCCAAGGCGATGATTATGTgaaaaagggggaaggaagtTCTAGAAGTGGCATCAGCAGTAGAGGAGGCGATGGTGTTTCAACAGGCACCAGATCAAAGAGAAAGAAAACTGGTGATGAAAGCAATAGGCCAATCAAAAGAGGTAGAGGTCGCATCGGTGATCATGGTGGTAGAAGTGGTGGAGGTGATCCTGGTGGTAGAGGTGGTGGAAGTGGTCGTGGTGGCCGTTCTCTCCCTCCTTTTCGAAACCTTCTGATTGGTGAAGAATTTAGTAGTCAAGGATTCTACTACCCAATCGACCCACTTGTGAAAAGGGAAGAtcaataa